The nucleotide window CGGGTTCATCGGAGTGTCAGTCGGCGCGTCCGGGATCGCGGGAGAGCGACAGAACAGAACGCTCAGGCTCCTTGCGAGTCTCCCAATTCGTCGGTCGGAGCTGCTGTACGGGAAGGTGCTGTCACGGGTCACCGTAGTAGTCGTCAGCGTCTGTGCCGGGCTCGTTGTCTCACTGTCTGCACTCGTGGTCGGGACGCCAGTGCCTGCGATGGGTCAAGTCACTGGGTTCGCCGTCTTCACTGTCGCAGTTGCGGTGTGTTACGTCACCGTCGGTGTCGCCGTGTCCACACTCGTTACTGCCAGTCGCGTTCGGGCGGTCGCCGTCGTGGTGTTCACCGTGACCGTCGTCTGGCCGCGCGCCTTCAGTTTCGGCGTGGAGATATTCGGCAGTGGCCCCATCAGTTCGGCGCTGAAGTTTCTCGCAACGCTGACTCCGTTCGGAGCGTACAGCCAAGTCGTGAGCGACGAGGCAGCGATCCTCGCGTTCGAGGTTGACTCTGCCCTGTTGGGTTCGGGCACGATGGCGGCCGTACTGTTCGCTTGGACGGTACTGTCTCTCGTCGTCGCACGTCGTGGGATCGAGCGCCGCGACATCTGACTCTCTGGCGTCGCTCGCGTCAGATCTCCACGCCGACAGCCTCGTAGTCCGTCCCCAGCACCACCATCGTCTGTGAGCGGTCGAACCCCTCCGTGTCGGCGATCTCCTCGAACATCAGGTCTCGGAGGCCGTCGGTGTTCTCCGCGAACACTCGCATCACCACGTCCCACTCCCCGGTGGTGAGGTGGATCTCCCGGACGCCGTCGACGTCCCGCAGCCGGGACAGCGACTCGTCCTCGTGGCCCTGCTCCACCCGGAGCCCGACGAGTGCCGACACGCCGTAGCCGACGGCGCTCGGGTCCACGTCCGCGTGGTAGCCCTGGATCACGCCCGCCTCCTCCAGCCGCGAGACGCGCTCGTGGACGGTCGCGCTCGACATGTCGATCTCGCGGGCGATCTCCGAGAACGGGGTCCGGGCGTCCGCCTGGAGCAGTCGCAGGATCTCCCGGTCCGTCTCGTCGATCTCGACTCCCGTCTCCGTGTCCATACCCCCCGTGCGGCGTCGTCACACTTCGAGATTCCGCTCGACGGCCGCCCGACGACTACTCGACAGCCACTCGACGGCCGCTCGAACCCCCTCCGGCCGAGTTCACGTCAGTTTGTCCAACGCTCGGAAGAAGTCCGTCGGGGGGCCGGCGATCCGCACCGGCGGGTCCGCCACCGCCACCGTCACCGCCGTCGGCGGGTTCAGTCGGTGTTCGTCGCCGCCGTCGGAGACGACCACCGGTGTCTCGTCCGTCGCCGACACCTCCACCGTGACGGTCGCGTCTGCGCCGACCGCCAACGGCGGCATCCCGTCCGTCGGCGCCATCTCGTTGACGACCAACGCGTCCACGCCCGGGTGGACCAACGGCCCCCGCTCGGAGAGGTTGTACGCCGTGCTCCCGGTCGGCGTCGCCACGAGCACGCCGTCCGCGTGGCCGGCCGTGTAGACGGAGTCGTCCACCCTGACGGTCACGTCCACGCCGCCGCCGTGGCCCCGACGGCCGCCGACGACGATCTCGTTGACCGCCGGCCGGCTCTCCCAGCTGTCCGTCGAGGCGACGATCCGTGGCGCCTCTCGCACGGTGATCCCGTCGTCGCGGAACGCCGACACCTCCGCGAGCACGGCCGCCTCCGCGTCGGCGGGCGCGACGGCGTTGAGGAAGCCCACCTCGCCGAGGTTCACCCCCAACACCGGCGTCCCGCCGGCGCCGTGGGCGGCGTACAGGAACGTGCCGTCGCCGCCGACGGAGACGACCAGATCCGCCGCCTCGAACGCCGAGACGGGCTCGCCGGACAGTCCCAGGGTCTCGGCCGTCGCTGGATCGACCGACACTCGAACCGTCTCCGCGCGCAGACGCTCCCGGAGCGACGACGCCAGCGACGCCGCCCGGTCGTTGCCCCGCTGTGCGACGATCCCGACGTACATGCCCGCCGATTCGACTGGCCCCGGGAAAAGCCCGCGGGTGTCGTTGTCCGCGACCGGAGCCTCGAATCCGACCGCGACCGAAGCCTCGAATCCGACCGCGACCGAAGCCTCAAATCCGACCGCGACGGACGGGCCAGTATGTACGCGGTCGTCGGCTGTACGGACTGTGGCGGCTACTGGCTGTTGTCCGACCCGGACGATCAGGACTCCGCACAGTGTCCCACCTGTGGGCGCACCCACCAGATCCAGAAGCTCAAACGGTTCCACACGAGTCCCGACCGCGACTCGGCCGTCGAGGCCCGGTCGCGGCTGCTCGCCCGAAAGCGTGGCGACGAGGCGGCGTTCGACCGGGTCGACGACGCCGGCGAACTGGAGCGGGCCGTCGAGGAGGGCACCGGCGTCGACGAACGAGAGTACCTCGACCGGTCCGGGCTCGACGCCGACACCGTGAGCGAGGCCGGCGACGTGTCCGGCGGCAGTTCTCGCTCGCGCGAGGAGATCCTCCGGGACGCGGTCGCCGAACACGACGATCGGGAGGCCGCCGTCGCGGAGGCCGTCGCCGACGGCGTCCCGGAGTCCGCCGCCACGGACCTGTTAGACCGACTCGTCCGTCGCGGCGAGGCGACCGACGCCGGCGGCGACCTCCGGCTGTTGTAGCCCGTCACGCCGAGGCGACCGACGCCGCCAACGGCTCACCGCCCGGTCAGCGCCTCGCTGGCCGGCGCCACCTCGAGGGTCGTCCCGCGACCCTCGGCGACCGCCCGTTCGTACAGCATCGTCGCCGCCGCGACCGTCTCGACTCCCGTCCCGCCGGAGTCGAACACTGTCAGTTCCGTCGCCTCCGTCCGGCCGGCCGCCTCGCCGGCGACGACCGCTCCCAGGTCCGCGTGAACGTGGTCCTCGCCGACGACGCCGGCCTCCAGCGCCGACAGGAACGAGCCGGCGTCGCTGGTCGCCCGTGCCCGGAGGTCGGGGACGTACGTCGCCCGTCGGATCGTCTCGTGGTCGAGTTCGCGCTCGTCGGGGTCGTACTGCCCCATCGCGGTGACGTGCGTACCCGGGCCCAGGTCGTCGGCGTCGACCACCGGTTCCGAGGCCGTCGTCGCCGTGATCACCACGTCCGCGTCCGCGACCGCGGCCGCAGCCGAGTCGACCGCCTCCAGGTCGATCCCGGTCCGCTCCGTCATCTCCGCGGCGTACGTCTCTCGGTGTTCCGGGGTGGGTGAGAACACCCGTCCCGTGTCGAACTCGCGGACGGTCGCGGTCGTCGCCAGCTGCCCGCGGGCCTGCGGGCCGGAGCCGATCACCGCGACCGTGTCGGCGTCCGGGCGAGCGAGCTCGTCGACCGCGACCGCGCCGGCCGCCCCGGTCTTGTACGGGTTCATCGCCGCGCCGTCCAGGATCGCCAACGGCTCGCCCGTCTCGGCGTCGAACAACGGCGTCAGGAACCAGGCGTCGCGCTCGCCGAAGCCGGCGGCGTAGGTGTACCCACCCATCCCGCCCGTCTCCGGCAGCACGGCGACGTAGCTCGTCAACATCCCCGGCGGATCCGCCGAGGTGAGCTTCGTCCGCGGCTCCGCCGGCGCACCCTCGCCGACCTGTCTGTACCCCTCCCGGACGGCAGCGACGTAGTCGGCCGGCGTCGCCAGGTCCGACAGCTCCTCGCTCGAACAGTACAGTGTCTCTGTCACGCCGTCTGATTGGCCGTCGCGGCCGTTATCCGTGTCGCTCCGACCCGTCGAGCCGCCAGCGGTCGCTGTCCGTCTCCCACCGTCGCTCGAGCGTCGCCGCGTCCTGTGCCTCCCGGACGATGTCACTGTAGCCGTACACCACGTCCGTCAGCGTGAGCACGCCGACCAGCTCCAACTGTCGGACGACTGGTAGCTTCTTCACGTCCAGCGACTGCATCCGATCGACGGCCGACCGGACGGTCGTGCGCGGGCCGACGGTGTGGAGCGGCGACGACGCCACCTCGCGGAGCTCGATCCCGGCGAACGGCCGGTCCGTGACCGCGCCGGCGTGCATCGCGTCCGTCTCGGTGAGGATTCCCGTCGGGTCGCCGTCGTCCGTGACGATCACGCTCCCGACGCGACGCTCGATCATCTCCTCGGCTGCCGTCTCCAGCGACGCATCCGCCGGACAGGTGACCACCGCCTCGGTCATCAGGTCACGGACCTGCATGGGCGGCGGTACCGCCGCCCGAGTCATGTGGCTTCCGGCCGTGTCAGCCGTCCAGCTCCTCGCGCAGCAGTTCGTTGACGGTTCCGGGGTCGGCGGAGCCGCCGGTCTCGGCCATCACCTGCCCGACCAGGAAGTTGAGCGCGCCGTCCTCGCCGGCGTGGTAGTCGTCGACCGCGTCCGGGTTGTCCTCGACGGCCGCCCGGACGGCCGCGGCCACCTCGTCGTCGCCCGCGACGCCCAGCCCCTCGCGGTCGACGATCGTGTCCGGGTCCCGGCCCTCGTCCAGCATCGCCCGCAGGACCGTCTCCTCGGCGTTCTTCGCCGTCACCTCGTCGGTCGCCACGAGTTCGATCAGCCGCTCGAACTCGTCTAACCGGTCGGCCACGGACTCGATCCCGCGGTCGCGGTAGTTGAGCTCCCCCAGGAGCTTGTCCGCGACCCACGTCGCCGCGAGGTCCGGGTCGAACGCGGCCGCGACCTGCTCGTAGAAGTCCGCGACGGCCTTCCGGGAGGTGAGCTTCGCGGCCGTCTCCGCGCCGAGGCCGTACTCCTCGCGGAACCGCTCGCGACGGGCGTCCGGCAGCTCCGGGATGTCGATGCGGTCGCGCCAGTCGGCCACCCGCAGCGGCGGGAGGTCCGCCTCCGGGAAGTACCGGTAGTCCTTCTCCTCTTCTTTCGCCCGCATCGACACCGTGTTGCCGTGGGTCTCGTTGTAGTGGCGGGTCTCTTGAGCCACCTCGCGGCCGGCGTCGATCTGGTCCCGCTGGCGGCTCGCCTCGTACGCCAGCGCCGTCTCCGCGCCGCGGTGACTGGAGATGTTCTTCACCTCGGTCCGGTTCGCGTCCGCCAGTACGTCCGGTGGGACGGTGCCGTCGTCGCGCACGTCCGCCGCCGACACCATCGAGAGGTTGGCGTCCACCCGCAGACTACCGTCACTGCCGGCGTCGAAGATGCCCAGGTACTCCAACACCTCCTCCAGCTTCTCCAGGAACCCGCGTACCGCCGCCGGCTCCCGGAAGTCCGGCTCCGTCACGATCTCCATCAGCGGCGTCCCCGCACGGTTGTAGTCGATCAGCGTGTAGTCCGCGCGGTCGACGGAGGTGGTCCGGGCCTCCAGGTCCGCCGGCCCCTCCCGGACGTGTTGGATGCTCCCGGGGTCCTCCTCCAGGTGCGCGCGGCGAATCCGGACGCTCCGGCGGTCACCCTCGTGTGAGAACTCCAGCTCCCCGTCGGAACACAACGGGGCGTCGTACTGTGTGATCTGGAAGTTCTTCGGCAGATCGGGGTAGTAGTAGTTCTTCCGGTGGAACTGCGTCTCTGCGGGGATGTCGGCGTCCAACGCCTTCCCCACCTTCACCGCGGCCTCCACGGCCGCCTCGTTCAACACCGGCAGTGCTCCGGGCAGCCCCAGACAGACTGGACACACCCGCGAGTTCGGCGCCTCCTCGGCGTCGCCGTCGGTGGAACACCCACAGAAGACCTTCGTGTCCGTGTCGAGCTGGACGTGAACCTCCAACCCGATCACGGGGCGGAGCTCCCCCCGTTCGGCTGCTCGTGCCATCGCTCCCGGGTTCGTGTGGGGACGGTTAAAGCGTGGCGGGAGGCCGCCGGCGGAGCCGACCACTCTTTACCGTCCGCCCCCTGGCAGTCCCGTGGCGACGACAATCCCAGTCCGACCGGCAGACGGCGACGACACGACCGAACGACGCACCCCCCGCACGGACGGCGGCGACCCCGACTCCGACCGCGACGGCGGCCCGCTGCGCGACACCGCACGGCTCGTCTACTACCTCGTGCAGGCGTACGACGCGGCGCGGGACCTCTCGAAGTACGCGCGGCGGTTGTGGGGGGCGATTCGGCGGTTGTGGCGCGCGCTTCGGTAGACCCGGGCTCGCCCGCTACGGGCTGTCCTCAGAGCCGGTCGTCTCGGACGGCGTTCCTTCGTTCTCTGCGCCCAACACCTGTTCGGCGACGTCCTCCATCCCCTCGGCCCCCAGCGCGGACTGGACGAGGAGGTGGCCACCGATACTGGCCGGCGAGATCACCGTGTCGGCGCCGGCCCGGCGGAGTTTGTCGACGTTCTCGCGGTCGGTGGCGGCCGCGACGATCCGGGCCGCAGGGTTGAGCGCCCGTGCGGTCAACACCGCCAGCGCGTCCTGGGCGTCGTCGTTCGTCGCCGCCACGACCGCCCGGGCGCTGTCGACGTTCACCCGCTCCAGCGTCTCCTCGTCGCTGGGGTCGGCGACGACGTGTTGCACGTCGCGTTCCGTCAGTTGGGCACCCTTCTCGCGGTCGGGCGTGACGACGACGAACTCCACGGTCAGGTCTCGCAGTTCGTTCAGGATCGGTTCCGTCAGGTCGCCGTAGCCGAGGACCACCACGTGGCCCTCCAGCAGTTCCAGTTCTGCGCGTGTCATGCGTCCGAGCACCTCCGAGAACCGCGCCTCGATCGCCGGGGTGACCAGCACACCCAGGGCGATCCCGAAGCTGGCCGTCCCGAGGACGACCAACGACATCGTGAACAGCCGTGCCGTCTGGCCGGTCGCCGTCACGTCCCCGTACCCCACCGTGCTGGCGGTGACGAGCGTGAAGTAGAAGGCGTCCAACAGCGTGTCGACGCTGGAGAACTGCTCGCGGAGCGCGAACGCGCCGGCGGTGCCGTACACCTGGACGGCGACGACGGTCGTCGCGCCTGCGAGTTGGCGGGTAGACGGCGACAGCGTCCGGTCGAACCGCTCGCGAGCCGCCACGACCGCCGGCAGCGCCACGAGCGAGCCGACGACCAACGGGACGGACAGCTCCGTGGTCTGGAGCAGCCCCTGCGCCAGCGTCGCCGGCAGCAGCGCGACGGCGGCGAACCACGCCGCCCGGAGCCCACGACGCATCCCGGAGGCCGTGACCAACAGCGCGAACCCGGTGAGGGTGCCGGTGAACCCCGCCGCCGACCGTACCGCCGTCGGAACGAACCCGGCCAGTGGGCCGACTCCCCGTGGCGGCGTGACGATGTTGGCGACGCCCGTGGCGAGTGATAGGAAGGCGACGACGGTCGTCGCCAGCACGGCCAGCCGAGTGCCGGTCGGCCGCAACGAACGGAGCGACGCCATGCTCGGGGGTCGTCGCCCGCCGGTGAATAGCTGTCGTCTGGTCGGCGGCGTGACCCGTCGGTCCGCCGCCGCGACTCGTCGATCCGCCACGACTCGCCGACCCGCCGCCACGGCCCCCCGATCCGCCGCGACCCGCCGATTTATCCGCGCGGCAGTCGACGGACCGGGCATGACCGACCCCGAGCGGGTGGCGGTGCTGGCCCACGAGAAGTTCCCCGACCGGTCGAAGACGGCGAACGGGATTCTCCGGTACGCCGACCGCGAGGTGGTCGCCGTCTTGGATCGAGTTCGGGCCGGCGACCGGGTCCACGACCACCTGCCGGACGTGCAGGACGCGCCGATCGTCGCGGACTTCGAGGCCGCGCTGGCGACGGCCGGCGAGATCGACGAACTCCTGATCGGGATCGCGCCCATCGGCGGCGGCTTCGATGACACCTGGCGGCCGGACGTACGCGCGGCGATCCAGGCCGGGGCGGACGTGACTGCGGGGCTCCACTACAGTCTGAACGACGACCCGGAGTTCGCCGACCTGGCGGCCGACCACGGGGTCGAACTCCACGACGTGCGCGAGCCGCCGGCGGACGTGGGTGTCGCCGAGGGGCGCGCAGACGAGGTGGCCGCGGACGTAGTGCTGACGGTCGGGACGGACTGCTCGGTCGGCAAGATGACGACGACGATGGAGCTCGCGGCGGCCGCCGAGACCGCCGGCGTCGACGCCGCAGTCGTCCCGACGGGCCAGACCGGGATCGTGATCGAAGGGTGGGGGACGGCCGTCGACCGCGTGGTGGCGGACTTCACTGCCGGGGCGGTCGAAGAGATGATTCTGGAGGTGGGTGACGACCACGACCTCCTGCTGGTCGAGGGGCAGGGGAGTATCGCCCACCCGGCGTACTCCGCGGTGACGTGTGGGATCGTCCACGGCGCTCGGCCGGACGCGCTCGTGCTCTGTCACGCCGCCGGCCGCGAGGCGGTCCACGGCTACGAGTCGACGCCGTTGCCGCCGGTCGGCGAGTTCGTCGACCGCTACGAGTCGTTCGCGGCGCCCGTCCACGAGACCGAGGTCGTCGCCGGCTCGCTCGCCACCCACGACATCGACGACGACACGACAGCCCGCGAGGCGGTGGGTCGGTTCGGCGAGCAGATCGACGCCCCGGCGACGGACCCCGTCCGGTTCGACGCCACCGAACTGTTGGAGGTGGTGGCGTGAGCCTCCGGACGGAGTTCGAACGGCTGGAGCTGTCGCTGGAACGTCCGTTCGAGATCGCCCGCGGGGAGACCACCGCCGTCGAGAACGTCGTCGTCCGGGTGTCGGACGGTGACCACGAGGGGGTCGGCGCCGCCGCCCCGTCGGCACACTACGGCGAGACTGCCGACACCGTGGCCGCGGTGTTGCCGTCGTTGCTGTCGGTCGTGGAGTCCGTCGACGATCCACACGCGCTCGGCGAGATCGAGCGTCGGCTCCGTGAGACGGTCGAACGCAACCCCGCGGCCCGGACGGCGGTGTCGATCGCCGTCCACGACCTCGTCGCCGAGCGGCTGGACCGGCCGCTGTACCGGCTCTGGGGGTTGTCGCCCGAACGGGCACCGGTCACCTCCTACACCGTCGGGCTGGCGGACACGGAGACGATGCGGGAGAAGGCGGCCGCGGCCGTCGAGACGGGCTACGGCGTGCTCAAGGTGAAGCTCGGGACGGACCGCGACCGAGAGATCGTCGAGGCCGTCCGGACGGCGGCCCCCGACGCCCGGATTCGGGTGGACGCCAACGAGGCGTGGACGCCGCGCGAGGCCGTGACGGCGAGCGACTGGCTCGCCGGGTTCGACGTGGAGTTTCTGGAACAGCCCGTGCCCGCTGCCGACCGGGAGGGACTGCAGTTCGTGTACGAGCGGTCGGCCGTCCCGGTGGCCGCAGACGAGTCCGTGATCGACGCGACGGACGTGCCGAGCGTCGCCGACCGGTGTGACGTGGTGAACCTGAAGCTGATGAAGTGTGGTGGGCTGCGGGCCGCGAAGCGGGCAATCCACGTCGCCCGCGCCCACGGGCTGGAGGTGATGCTCGGCTGTATGATCGAGACGAACGCCGCCATCGCCGCCGGCTGTCAGCTCGCTCCCCTCCTGGACTACGCGGACCTGGACGGCTCGCTGCTGTTGGCGGACGACCCGTTCGACGGGGTGCCGCTGCCCGAGGGCCGGATCGACCTCGCGGCGGTCGACCGCGCCGGCACCGGTGCCGTCCGCCGGGAGTGATCGTAGCGAGCGGCGGTGTCAGCCGGAGCCGGTCACAGCCCCGACAGCATCGCCGCGACGGCGTCGATCTCGTCGCGGTTCACCCCGTGGCCCATCCCGGAGTAGATCCGTTCGTCCACGGCCGCGCCCATCTCGTCGAGTGCGTCGCGGGTCTCGTGGACCCGTTCGACGGGGATGTGTGGGTCGTCGTCGGAACACCCGAGGAACACGGGAGTGGCGTCGTCGTCGTCCGCGAGCGACCCCTCGTGGTCGAACGTCGTCCCGGGCGGGCCGATCAGCCCGCCCGACAGGACCGCCAGCCCGCCGTAGCGGGCGGGGTTTCGGGCGGTCCACTCCGTGGCCAGACAGGCTCCCTGCGAGAAACCCACGAGCGCGGTCCGGTCGGTGTCGACGGCGTCCGTCGCAGCCGCGACGGTCGCCCCGACGAACGCGAGTGCAGAGTCGAGGTGGGGTTGGTTGTCCGCCGTCGGCGCCGTGAACGCCGCCGGGTACCACTCCCGGCGGGCCGCGGCGGGCGCCAGACAGGCCGTCCCGTCGTCCACGTCCAGGTCGTCCGCGAGCCCGAGGATTCCCCCGGCGGTCGCGCCGCGGCCGTGGACGAACACGACCGCCGCGTCGGCGTCCGCGAGCGGCGGCCCGCGTCGCCGCACCGGCTGTCCGGCGTGTGGCCCCGACACCGCGCCGGTGTCGACGGCCGCGTTCTGGTCCGTCACGCTCGCTCCCCCGCGGTCGCCCTCGTCCGTCCGTCGGTCGTCGTCGTTCGTGTCACGGTCGCGGTACGTTCCGGACGGGCGAGTGGGTTTCGGCGTGTCGTCATGGTCTTGCGGGAGACCGTGAGGATAAACCCCGCGAGACCGTGTCCGACGGTATGGACTACGACGCGGTGGCGGCACACACGCCCGAGCGGGTCGACACCGCACCGCGGCGGGCCGCCGTGTTGGCGCCGGTGTTCTGCCGCGACGGCGTCGCACACGTCGTGTTCACCCGTCGGGCGGACCACCTGGGTGAACACCCCGGGCAGATGAGCTTCCCCGGCGGCGGCGAGGAGCCCTCGGACCGCGACCTGACGGTGACGGCGCTCCGGGAGGCGGACGAGGAGATCGGCCTCCGGCCCGAGGAGGTGACCGTCGTCGGCCGGCTGGACGACATCGAGACCGTCTCCGAGTACGCCGTCAGCCCGTTCGTCGGCCGGGTGCCCGACCGAGCGTTCGTCCCCGACGACGGCGAGGTCGCGGAGGTGGTCCCCCTGTCCGTGCCGGCGCTGACCGACCCCGACAACTACGAGTCCGAGCGTCGTCACCACCCGCGACACGGCGCCGTCAGGCTCCACTTCTTCCACGTCGACGGCTACACCGTCTGGGGGGCGACCGGCCGGATGCTCGTCCAACTGCTGGAGATCGCCACGGACTGGCGGGCGCCGGCGGAGGTGGACCGGGTCGTGGACGCGGACGCCGATCTGCCGAGCTAGCGCCGGCGACCGACGGCGGCGACGGCCAACAGGACCGGCGCGGCCGCGAGGTAGGCGTACGGGACGCCCGCGGCGACCGTCGCCGGCCGGGCGCCCAGGAAGTCCAACGGCGCGACACCGTTCACCGGGCCGAGGTACCACGCGAGCAGCAGGACCGTCTCGAAGGCGCGCGGCCGGGCGGTCCAGACGCCGACGGCGACCGCGGCCGCCGGGAGGGCGACGGCGGCGCCGGCGAGCCCGATCACCGCGCCGGTCTCCCCGAGCGTCAGGAACCGTATCGCGGCGGGACCGACGACGACGGCGACGACGGCGACACCCGAGAGGAACGTCGGGACGAGCAGTCCGACGGGAGAGGCGGTCGTGAAGAGGAGCCGAGCGGTGTCGGCGCGGCGCTCCCGGCTCCCCAGCCCGGACAGCGCCGGCAGCGCCAGGAGCGTGCCGACGGGGACGAGCAACGATCGGACGGGACCGGCCGGGCCGACGAGCGAGCCGACCACGACGGCCGCGACCGCGCCGTACCACGCCCGGCGCCGTCGCAGCGCCATCCGGACCTCCGCGAGCGTCGCCGCCAGGAGCCCGAATCGGCCGGTCTCGACGGTCGGCAGCGCGGCGACGGCGTCGTCGACGGCCGGGCGAGCGGCGTCGTCGGCGGCGGGCGGTTCGGCGGTCGTCCCCTCGCTCGCGTCACCGCCGAGCGTCGGCAGCGACAGCCCGCCGTCCGGGTCGAACCGGTCGAACGCAGCCCACGCGGCCGCCAGCAGCCCGCCGGCGACCGCGAACGTCGCCGCGCGGTCGAGCAACTGCGCCGGGGTCCAGGCGAGCCCGCTCCACTCGAAGGCCGTCGTCTCGCCGCCGGGCGGTCGGTAGGCGAACCCTTCGACCGGGCGCGTCACCGTCGGGTGTTGGGCGACGACGTCCGCGATCACGCTGCGCTGGATCAGCCCGAGCCCGGAGAGATCGAACGGGAGCGACCCCTGTGCGCCGGCGACGACGACCGCCAGGGTGCCGACGACGTACGCGGCCGTGCCGGCGGTGCCACGGAGCGGCCCGACCGTCTCCGTGAGCACCGCCGCCGCGGCGACGACGGCCATCGCCGGCAGCGTGAGCAGAGCGAACGGCTCCCACAGCACGAGGAGGTCGAGGGGGCCGGTTCCGCCGAGGAGGAAGGCGGCGGTGGTCGCCCCGCCGAGCACGGCCGTGACGACGGCGAGCGCAGCGAACGCCGAGAGGAACTTCCCGAGGAGGTACGCGGCGTCGCCCAACGGCGAGGTCGCCAACAGGGTCGCAACCCCGGTGTCCCGGTCGTGGGTGACTCCGCCGCGGACGAGCGGGAACCCGACGACGACCAACACCGCGGTGCCGAGCCCGCAGACGGCGCCGCCGTACCACGCCGCAGTGCCGGTGCCGGTGTAGGAGCCGGCGACGACGAGTTCCCCGTCGACGACGATCAGCTTCCCGAGGTACGCCGTGAGGAGGCCGGCGACGAGCAGCGTCGGCGAACGGGTGCGCCGCCGGAGGTCGGCGACCGCGACGGCCAGAGTCGCACGGAACACTACGGCGTCACCTCCACCGTCGTTCGGTCCGTCTCGACCTCGTGGAGGTACGCCTCCTCCAGCGTCGGCTCGACGGCCGTCGCCTCTCGGTCGGGTCGGTCGCCGACTACGCGGAGGTGGACGCCGTCACTCCGACGGGTCGTGCTCGCCACGGTGTGACTCGCCTTCACGTCGGCCACGTCCGCCTCGGGGACGACCACCTCCCAGACCCGCCCTTCGACGGCCGCGAGCAGCTCCGTCGGCGTCGTGTGTGCGAGCAGTTCACCGTCGTCCAACAGGGCAATCTCGCCCGCAGTCGCCTCCACGTCCGGGACGATGTGCGTGGAGAGGACGACGATCCGGTCGCTGGCGAGCGCGGACAGGAGACTCCGGAACCGCGCCCGCTCGGTCGGGTCTAAGCCGACGGTGGGCTCGTCGACGATCAGGAGTTCGGGGTCGGACAACAGCGTCTGTGCGATCCCGACCCGCCGGCGCATCCCGCCGGAGAAGCCGCCGAGCCGGTCGTCGGCCGCGTCCGAGAGCCCGACGATCTCCAACAGCTCCTCGATCCGGTCGCCCGGGCTCGACACCCCCCGGACGGCCGCGAGGTACCGGAGGAACTCCCGAGCGGTGAGGCTGGGGTACACCCCGAACTGCTGGGGGAGGTAGCCGACCGCCTCCCGGATCGCCCCCGGGGAGTCGATCACGTCCGTCCCGTTCCACCGCACGGTCCCCTCCGTGGGCTCCGTGAACGTCGTGACGATCTGCATCAGCGTGGACTTGCCCGCGCCGTTCGGGCCGAGGAGGCCGACGACACCCGGCCCCAACGTCAGGTCGACACCGCGGAGCGCCCAGGTGTCGCCGTAGCGCTTGCCGAGCCCGTCCAGTTCGAGTTTCACCGAGACCACCGCCGCGAACAGTCTGTCGGGGACACACCTCACGTCTCGGACAACGGAGTGAAGAAACTGTCTACTCGTGAAATTTGATAAGCACTACGTCACTGAATTGAGACACAGAAGGCTAGAAACGGCCGCATAGGAGCCGTTCGAACCGAGTTCTACAACTGCGTGAGAATTTCTA belongs to Halobaculum sp. MBLA0143 and includes:
- a CDS encoding DUF5817 domain-containing protein, translating into MYAVVGCTDCGGYWLLSDPDDQDSAQCPTCGRTHQIQKLKRFHTSPDRDSAVEARSRLLARKRGDEAAFDRVDDAGELERAVEEGTGVDEREYLDRSGLDADTVSEAGDVSGGSSRSREEILRDAVAEHDDREAAVAEAVADGVPESAATDLLDRLVRRGEATDAGGDLRLL
- a CDS encoding ABC transporter permease subunit; its protein translation is MSTEVVAGHDIRRTLRSRVFVGLVGASIVVCVAGLLVGQLVGTGRDPVSALRVQLLGMWMVAGTVVGFIGVSVGASGIAGERQNRTLRLLASLPIRRSELLYGKVLSRVTVVVVSVCAGLVVSLSALVVGTPVPAMGQVTGFAVFTVAVAVCYVTVGVAVSTLVTASRVRAVAVVVFTVTVVWPRAFSFGVEIFGSGPISSALKFLATLTPFGAYSQVVSDEAAILAFEVDSALLGSGTMAAVLFAWTVLSLVVARRGIERRDI
- a CDS encoding CBS domain-containing protein, giving the protein MQVRDLMTEAVVTCPADASLETAAEEMIERRVGSVIVTDDGDPTGILTETDAMHAGAVTDRPFAGIELREVASSPLHTVGPRTTVRSAVDRMQSLDVKKLPVVRQLELVGVLTLTDVVYGYSDIVREAQDAATLERRWETDSDRWRLDGSERHG
- a CDS encoding NAD(+)/NADH kinase is translated as MYVGIVAQRGNDRAASLASSLRERLRAETVRVSVDPATAETLGLSGEPVSAFEAADLVVSVGGDGTFLYAAHGAGGTPVLGVNLGEVGFLNAVAPADAEAAVLAEVSAFRDDGITVREAPRIVASTDSWESRPAVNEIVVGGRRGHGGGVDVTVRVDDSVYTAGHADGVLVATPTGSTAYNLSERGPLVHPGVDALVVNEMAPTDGMPPLAVGADATVTVEVSATDETPVVVSDGGDEHRLNPPTAVTVAVADPPVRIAGPPTDFFRALDKLT
- a CDS encoding Lrp/AsnC family transcriptional regulator, which produces MDTETGVEIDETDREILRLLQADARTPFSEIAREIDMSSATVHERVSRLEEAGVIQGYHADVDPSAVGYGVSALVGLRVEQGHEDESLSRLRDVDGVREIHLTTGEWDVVMRVFAENTDGLRDLMFEEIADTEGFDRSQTMVVLGTDYEAVGVEI
- a CDS encoding ornithine cyclodeaminase family protein codes for the protein MTETLYCSSEELSDLATPADYVAAVREGYRQVGEGAPAEPRTKLTSADPPGMLTSYVAVLPETGGMGGYTYAAGFGERDAWFLTPLFDAETGEPLAILDGAAMNPYKTGAAGAVAVDELARPDADTVAVIGSGPQARGQLATTATVREFDTGRVFSPTPEHRETYAAEMTERTGIDLEAVDSAAAAVADADVVITATTASEPVVDADDLGPGTHVTAMGQYDPDERELDHETIRRATYVPDLRARATSDAGSFLSALEAGVVGEDHVHADLGAVVAGEAAGRTEATELTVFDSGGTGVETVAAATMLYERAVAEGRGTTLEVAPASEALTGR
- the gatB gene encoding Asp-tRNA(Asn)/Glu-tRNA(Gln) amidotransferase subunit GatB, which encodes MARAAERGELRPVIGLEVHVQLDTDTKVFCGCSTDGDAEEAPNSRVCPVCLGLPGALPVLNEAAVEAAVKVGKALDADIPAETQFHRKNYYYPDLPKNFQITQYDAPLCSDGELEFSHEGDRRSVRIRRAHLEEDPGSIQHVREGPADLEARTTSVDRADYTLIDYNRAGTPLMEIVTEPDFREPAAVRGFLEKLEEVLEYLGIFDAGSDGSLRVDANLSMVSAADVRDDGTVPPDVLADANRTEVKNISSHRGAETALAYEASRQRDQIDAGREVAQETRHYNETHGNTVSMRAKEEEKDYRYFPEADLPPLRVADWRDRIDIPELPDARRERFREEYGLGAETAAKLTSRKAVADFYEQVAAAFDPDLAATWVADKLLGELNYRDRGIESVADRLDEFERLIELVATDEVTAKNAEETVLRAMLDEGRDPDTIVDREGLGVAGDDEVAAAVRAAVEDNPDAVDDYHAGEDGALNFLVGQVMAETGGSADPGTVNELLREELDG